In Salmo trutta chromosome 24, fSalTru1.1, whole genome shotgun sequence, the DNA window TGCAGAAACTTTTGTATGTCCCAGCTATGTACACATTCCTGTCTCCTTTTCACCTTTCACCATTCTATATACTTATATTCTATATAAATtctacactgtatatagacttttttgttttcttttgttctactatattattgactgtatgttttgtttattccatgtgtagctctttgttattgtatgtgtcgaactgcttttgctttattcttggccaggtcgcagttgcaaatgagaacttgttctcaactagcctacctggttaaataaagatgaaataaaattaaaaacgAAAAAAATTCTCATACCCAATCCCAGTCTAGATCCCACATTGTTATGCTGTAGTTATACTGCCCTCACCTGGTCCCCGTACATACTATTATGGAAATAAATGGAAATAAATGTGATATATGCAAATATAGCCTCCCTGTCCTTTCTCTGCAGGGTTCTACAACATTAAATAATACGAGTATTAAAAATATACTTTTATTACAACTTAATGGAAAATGTGATGTTCCAAACAAAATGATTTGACTTTATTTCTTAAATCAACTTTCTAGTTGAGTACTGTGTGGTAAGATGCATAAACTGGTGCTGATATGTGCAATCTGCTGTAGGGTGGTAGGCATGTGGGTAAAGGTGGTAGGCATGTGGGTAAGGGTGGTAGGCATGTGGGTAAGGGTGGTAGGCATGTGGGTAAGGGTGGTAGGCATGTGGGTAAGGGTGGTAGGTATGTGGGTAAGGGTGGTAGGCGTGTGGGTAAGGGTGGTAGGTATGTGGGTAAGGGTGGTAGGCGTGTGGGTAAGGGTGGTAGGTATGTGGGTAAGGGTGGTAGGCGTGTGGGTAAAGGTGGTAGGCATGTGGGTAAAGGTGGTAGGCATGTGGGTAAGGGTGGTAGGTATGTGGGTAAGGGTGGTAGGCATGTGGGTAAGGGTGGTAGGCATGTGGGTAAGGGTGGTAGGTATGTGGGTAAGGGTGGTAGGCATGTGGGTAAGGGTGGTAGGCATGTGGGTAAGGGTGGTAGGCATGTGGGTAAGGGTGGTAGGTATGTGGGTAAGGGTGGTAGGCGTGTGGGTAAGGGTGGTAGGTATGTGGGTAAGGGTGGTAGATATGTGGGTAAGGGTGGTAGGCATGTGGGTAAGGGTGGTAGGCATGTGGGTAAGGGTGGTAGGCATGTGGGTAAGGGTGGTAGGCATGTGGGTAAGGGTGGTAGGCATGTGGGTAAAGGTGGTAGGCATGTGGGTAAGGGTGGTAGGCATGTGGGTAAGGGTGGTAGGCATGTGGGTAAGGGTGGTAGGCATGTGGGTAAGGGTGGTAGGTATGTGGGTAAGGGTGGTAGGCGTGTGGGTAAGGGTGGTAGGTATGTGGGTAAGGGTGGTAGGCATGTGGGTAAGGGTGGTAGGCGTGTGGGTAAGGGTGGTAGGCATGTGGGTAAGGGTGGTAGGTATGTGGGTAAGGGTGGTAGGCATGTGGGTAAGGGTGGTAGGCATGTGGGTAAGGGTGGTAGGCATGTGGGTAAGGGTGGTAGGTATGTGGGTAAGGGTGGTAGGCGTGTGGGTAAGGGTGGTAGGTATGTGGGTAAGGGTGGTAGGCATGTGGGTAAGGGTGGTAGGCGTGTGGGTAAGGGTGGTAGGCATGTGGGTAAGGGTGGTAGGTATGTGGGTAAGGGTGGTAGGCATGTGGGTAAGGGTGGTAGGTATGTGGGTAAGGGTGGTAGGCATGTGGGTAAAGGGGGTAGATATGTTGGTAAGGAGGGTAGGCATGTGGGTAAGGGTGGTAGGCATTTGGGTAAGGTTGGTAGGCATGTGGGTAAGGGGGGTAGGCATGTGGGTAAAGGTGGTAGGTATGTGGGTAAGGGTGGTAGGCATGTGGGTAAGGGTGGTAGACATGTGGGTAAGGGTGGTAGGCATGTGGGTAAGGGTGGTAGGTATGTGGGTAAGGGTGGTAGGCATGTGGGTAAGGGGGGTAGGCATGTGGGTAAAGGTGGTAGGTATGTGGGTAAGGGTGGTAGGTATGTGGGTAAGGGTGGTAGATATGTGGGTAAGGGTGGTAGGTATGTGGGTAAGGGTGGTAGATATGTGGGTAAGGGTGGTAGGCATGTGGGTAAGGTTGGTAGGCATGTGGGTAAAGGTGGTAGGTATGTGGGTAAGAGTGGTAGGGATGTGGGTAAGGGTGGTAGGCATGTGGGTAAGGGTGGTAGGCATGTGGGTAAGGTTGGTAGGCATGTGGGTAAGGGTGGTAGGCATGTGGGTATGGGTGGTAGGCATGTGGGTAAGGGTGGTAGGGATGGTTACAGGTGTTATTATTCATTGCGTACGTTAGTGGATAACTTCAGCTGGTCTGTCTGCGTGTAGCGTGCAGAGGGAGGCACAGTGTGTTCGTCGGTGTGTGTGTAGGCCGGGTTAGTGATGGAAACCAAGCTGGTGAGGCGTGGGTGGTGAGACGCGGGTGTCGAGACGTAGGTGTCGAGACGTGGGTTGTAGAGTGTGTGTGCCCGCGGGTCAAACAGAGAGTGTGTATTTTTCATCTTACAGATCCTGTGAAGAAACACACTCATCACAACAACCGTCATCCCCAGGGCTGCACACAGTCCCGTCAGCACGTACAACACAACCGCCTCTACACCTACTGGGGTGGATACAGGCACGCAGCGGGTGTGTGACGTTCCGGCTCCGTTCAATGCGTTCACACACACTCCATATCTCCGTCCCGCTTTGAGCCCGAACACACTGGCCTGGCGTGACCAGGCACTCACGCTGCCGTTACTGAACACGCTGCCGTTCTCTCTCAGCGCCCACACACCAAACTTAGTCACAGCCGAGTAAGGGGCGCACCAACGTACCCTTACAGCCTCAGGCCATACTCCCCACACCTCCAGTGCCACCACAGGGTCAGGGGTCACAGAGGATGAAGTCAGGCCAGGGCAGCGGCAGCTCTGCCCCTTGGCCTCCCTGACCTCTGGACAGGGTCTCTGCAGGTGCAAGCAGGGGTCAAAGTCACACAGATTCTCCTTTATGAGTTtgcctccttcctcctcctcctcctcctcctcctcctccgttccttcctcctcttcttcttcttcagactCATCGTCGTAGTCGCCCTCGTCACCTATGAACAGATGAGGGGGAAGGGTGGGCATGCGAGTGGGGCGAGGACAGCAGGGTGGCTTTTTGGGGGCGCGAGATGGTGCTGGAGTTGTTGCCATGGGGGTTGTCGCCACCGGTGAtgtgactgtgtgagaggtgtGCGGCTGGGTGCTTGAAGCTTGAGGAGCGACTGTTGCACTGGTTACTACTGTTGTCATGGCAGCGGTGGTCTTGATGGTCCCTGCAATGGTCGTCACGGTCACTGTTTCTAGAACTCTCTGTGTGGAGCTCCCCAACCTCTCATATCTGTAAGCACAGCAAACATAATATATATTTACTCTGTATTGAAGATAATGGTAAGAAAAATGCGCAAGCTCTCTGGGCTGTCACTCCAGTTCTAAACTAGATTCAGCCTGAACTCCATTCATATCCGTCAGACCTATGACTACAGCTCTCTGGGCTGTTACATTTagacctcccgagtggcacagcggtctgaagcactgcatcgtagtgctagaggcgtcactacagaccctggtttgatccccgggctgtatcactaccggccgtgatcgggagtcccatagggcggcgcactgttggcccagcgtcgtacgagtttggccggggtggtagggcccgtcattgtaaataataatttgttctcgactgacttgcctagttaaataaaggttcaatatttgtatttttgttttaaaCACCACTCCAGTTCTAAACTGGATTCAGCCGTTCATATCTATCAGACCTAGACTGAAGCAGTGGATGTTAGAGCTACTCACCTGTCTGTAGGAATGCTGTCGGAGATATGTCCGTCTGGACTGCTAATGTCTGTAGGAATGCTGTCCGAGATATGTCCGTCTGGACTGCTAATGTCTGTAGGAATGCTGTCCGAGATATGTCCGTCCGGACTGCTAACGTCTGTAGGAATGCTGTCTGTGCTAGCGTGGATGGTTGTGGGTGTGTTCGTCTCACTGGCTGTCGGTGTGTTTGGAGTGATGAAGACTGGAGTCTGGTCACCTGCAGCTGTTGTCCAAATGACACACACAGTGAAGGCCCAGGTAGACGTCAGGTAAAGAGGTGACATCTCACTGAGAACAACAACACACAGTCCCAACCCAGCCATCAGCAAGCTCTTCAACAGAAAGATAGATTCAGCACTAAGAGGTTTAACAGCAGAGCTATGGCAGTAAAGAcatgggtcacacacacacacacacacacacacacacacacacacacacacacacacacacacacacacacttaccaacACATCCTCATTGTCCTGCTACCATACACTCTTGTTCCAGATTGTTCCTAAATGAAAGATGAAGGTAGCGAGTATTGTGACCCGTGGGAGAAGTTGTAGGTCTACAATGAAGCTATACGGAGCCGTGTTAAAGCCGTGTTCTGTCTGGTCCTCTTGTGTTTTATACCCTTCAACGAGACAGAAGAATGAGGGGGCTGCTGCCTACCAGGGTAAAAACTGGGAGTGTTACTTGATTACACATACATTTTTCACGAAGATTGCacttacacagagagagagagagaagagagagagagagagagagagagagagagagagagaaagagagagagaaagacaaagagagagaaagagagagaaagacagagagcgagagagagagagagagagagcgagagagagagagaaactcagaTATGATATATGGGCACACTCGTTTACAGTTGTTGCTTAGCGATGTGAAGTCACATTCCAGGTTCCCATCGCCACGGACACACAGGCCTAAGAACATCCTAGAATACTCCCTCCTGCATAACTAAGACACAGCTCATACTGATTACAGATtcgcacaaacgcacacacgcacgcacgcacgctcgcacgcacgcacgcacgcacgcacgcacgcacacacacacacacacacacaggtcttatCTGGTCTCGGGGCGTCAGTGACTCAATCATCAGACCCCTAGGCAGCAGAGAGCAGATGTATGCTCcaagacttcctgacgggcagccccccaggtggtgaggttagGCAACATCACCCTCAACAACTCAGGGGTaaatgctcagtcccctcctgtactccctgttcacccaagaccGCGTGACcgcgggggggggggtagagtccaacaccatcattaagtttgcagacgacacgacggtggtaggcctgatcacagactacgatgagacagcctatagggaggaggtcagggacctggcagtgtggtaccagaaAAACAATctttccctcaacgtcagcaagacaaagaagctgatcgtgaactacaggaaactACAGGACATCGACGGGCTGCAGCGGAGcgagtcgagagcttcaagttggGTCCACAGCACTAaagatctatcatggtccacacacaccaacacagttgtgaagaagggcACGACAACGCGTCTTcgccctcaggaggctgaaaagatttggcatgggccctcagatcgtCAAAAAGTTCTATCTACTataccactgagagcatcttgactggctgtatcaccgcttcgTTGAAAGCGCTACagaggacctctat includes these proteins:
- the LOC115161414 gene encoding leucine-rich repeat neuronal protein 4-like, whose protein sequence is MRMCCEMSPLYLTSTWAFTVCVIWTTAAGDQTPVFITPNTPTASETNTPTTIHASTDSIPTDVSSPDGHISDSIPTDISSPDGHISDSIPTDISSPDGHISDSIPTDRYERLGSSTQRVLETVTVTTIAGTIKTTAAMTTVVTSATVAPQASSTQPHTSHTVTSPVATTPMATTPAPSRAPKKPPCCPRPTRMPTLPPHLFIGDEGDYDDESEEEEEEEGTEEEEEEEEEEGGKLIKENLCDFDPCLHLQRPCPEVREAKGQSCRCPGLTSSSVTPDPVVALEVWGVWPEAVRVRWCAPYSAVTKFGVWALRENGSVFSNGSVSAWSRQASVFGLKAGRRYGVCVNALNGAGTSHTRCVPVSTPVGVEAVVLYVLTGLCAALGMTVVVMSVFLHRICKMKNTHSLFDPRAHTLYNPRLDTYVSTPASHHPRLTSLVSITNPAYTHTDEHTVPPSARYTQTDQLKLSTNVRNE